The DNA segment ACCGAACGAGAGTTGCTTGAATGAAATTAACGTTTGCAACAAAAGCATGGGAAAACTATCTGTACTGGCAAACTACCGATAAAAAGATGCTAAAGCGAATTAATACGTTAATCAAAGACATTCAACGATCGCCTTATAGCGGTATTGGCAAACCCGAACCACTTAAACACGGGTTAGCTGGTTACTGGTCTCGACGCATAAATGATGAGCACCGTATTGTGTATAAATACCAAGATGATACGATTCTCATTGCTCAACTGCGATATCACTACAGCACATAGACATAATGACTTCCACTAGGTGCTAGCCTCCAACTTCGTGAGTTAGTTTTTAAAACCAGAGCCATAATATATTCATCACAAATATAAAATGGAGACTAGCATGAGTAAACATAACATTGTTTTTATTGGCATGGACACACACAAATCATTTATTGAGGTCGCTTATATTGAAGATGTGCGGGGCGTCAAACCAATTCATCTTGGTAAGAATCCATCAACGAAACAATCCGTTATAAAGTTG comes from the Moritella yayanosii genome and includes:
- a CDS encoding Txe/YoeB family addiction module toxin; translation: MKLTFATKAWENYLYWQTTDKKMLKRINTLIKDIQRSPYSGIGKPEPLKHGLAGYWSRRINDEHRIVYKYQDDTILIAQLRYHYST